The Pongo abelii isolate AG06213 chromosome 21, NHGRI_mPonAbe1-v2.0_pri, whole genome shotgun sequence genome has a window encoding:
- the SRSF6 gene encoding serine/arginine-rich splicing factor 6 — translation MPRVYIGRLSYNVREKDIQRFFSGYGRLLEVDLKNGYGFVEFEDSRDADDAVYELNGKELCGERVIVEHARGPRRDRDGYSYGSRSGGGGYSSRRTSGRDKYGPPVRTEYRLIVENLSSRCSWQDLKDFMRQAGEVTYADAHKERTNEGVIEFRSYSDMKRALDKLDGTEINGRNIRLIEDKPRTSHRRSYSGSRSRSRSRRRSRSRSRRSSRSRSRSISKSRSRSRSRSKGRSRSRSKGRKSRSKSKSKPKSDRGSHSHSRSRSKDEYEKSRSRSRSRSPKENGKGDIKSKSRSRSQSRSNSPLPVPPSKARSVSPPPKRATSRSRSRSRSKSRSRSRSSSRD, via the exons ATGCCGCGCGTCTACATAGGACGCCTGAGCTACAATGTCCGGGAGAAAGACATCCAGCGATTTTTCAGTGGCTACGGCCGCCTCCTCGAAGTAGACCTCAAAAATGG GTACGGCTTCGTGGAGTTCGAGGACTCCCGCGACGCCGACGACGCCGTTTACGAGCTGAACGGCAAGGAGCTCTGCGGCGAGCGCGTGATCGTAGAGCACGCCCGGGGTCCGCGTCGCGATCGCGACGGCTACAGCTACGGAAGCCGCA GTGGTGGAGGTGGATACAGCAGTCGGAGAACATCTGGCAGAGACAAATACGGACCACCTGTTCGTACAGAATACAGGCTTATTGTAGAAAATCTTTCTAGTCGGTGCAGTTGGCAAGATTTAAAG GATTTTATGCGACAAGCAGGTGAAGTAACCTATGCGGATGCCCACAAGGAACGAACAAATGAGGGTGTAATTGAGTTTCGCTCCTACTCTGACATGAAGCGTGCTTTGGACAAACTGGATGGCACAGAAATAAATGGCAGAAATATTAGGCTTATTGAAGATAAGCCACGCACAAGCCATAGGCGATCTTACTCTGGAAGCAGATCCAG GTCTCGATCTAGAAGACGGTCACGAAGTAGGAGTCGCAGGAGCAGCCGCAGTAGATCTCGAAGTATCTCAAAAAGTCGCTCCCG TTCCAGGTCGCGGAGCAAAGGTCGATCACGTTCTCGATCAAAAGGCAGGAAATCTAGATCAAAGAGCAAATCTAAGCCCAAGTCTGATCGGGGCTCCCATTCACATTCTCGAAGCAGATCTAAGGATGAGTATGAGAAATCTCGAAGCAGGTCTCGGTCCCGATCCcccaaagaaaatggaaagggtGATATAAAGTCAAAATCCAGATCAAGGAGCCAGTCCCGTTCCAATTCGCCGCTACCTGTTCCACCCTCAAAGGCCCGTTCTGTGTCCCCTCCACCAAAAAGAGCTACTTCAAGATCCCGTTCTAGATCTCGCTCAAAGTCAAGATCAAGGTCCAGGTCGAGTTCCAGAGATTAA